In the Bacteroidota bacterium genome, one interval contains:
- a CDS encoding response regulator: protein MIQSEKTRILIAEDEPTQALKLQFILQQSGYEVSVAENGMHALDLIRQQPPALVISDIMMPVMHGYELCRAIRADESLKNMHVILLTSHSNPTDVLHGLESGADSFVTKPYNAKSLLARVHQILSTTAEGTSGNARPTVDITFDGEKYSINSSRQQILNFFVSTYESMIQKNAELAKARDELQSLSENLERKVGERTQWLQEEIKERQRVEEQIREQAALLDKAQDAIAVHDLEGNIVYWNESATRVYGWGADEIIGKNAEEILYKEVSTAAANSPLRRALENGEWSGELKQTTKDEKDITVQSRWTLVRDNNGEPKSLLVINSDITEKKRLEAQVLRTQRMESIGTLAGGIAHDLNNVLSPILLSVNLLERKLPDEQSKQILKLVESSARRGGALVKQVLTFARGFEGERTLMSLSHIIKELQTFATQSFPKTVELKTNWTKNLWNIHGDPTQIHQVLLNLCVNARDAMPHGGSVRISAENTTLDRNYAAMNPEAKPGLYVALKVKDTGTGIPPEVLERIFEPFFTTKEVGKGTGIGLSTLHAIVKGHGGFVTVQTEVGKGTEFSVYLPAVESTAGEFADSQEQAIPDGAGELVLVAEDEPVIREITKDSLERHGYKTVIATDGIEALSLYLQHKDEIKLVVLDMIMPYMDGPATIRALEKMNPNVKVLAVSGSTEKFKLAEAAARKPLRFLPKPYTTDKLLSVMDEVLHEAA, encoded by the coding sequence ATGATACAATCAGAAAAGACACGAATTCTCATAGCGGAAGATGAGCCCACCCAGGCTCTTAAGCTGCAATTCATTCTTCAGCAAAGCGGCTATGAGGTTTCCGTTGCGGAAAACGGCATGCACGCGCTCGATTTGATCAGACAGCAGCCCCCTGCTCTTGTCATCAGTGATATCATGATGCCTGTGATGCATGGCTATGAACTCTGCAGGGCGATTCGAGCCGATGAATCGTTGAAGAATATGCATGTCATTCTCCTGACTTCGCATTCAAACCCAACAGACGTGCTCCACGGATTGGAATCAGGAGCGGACTCTTTTGTGACCAAGCCCTACAATGCAAAGAGTCTCCTCGCCCGCGTCCACCAGATCTTGTCAACCACGGCCGAAGGAACTTCCGGCAATGCGCGGCCAACCGTCGATATTACCTTCGACGGGGAGAAGTACTCCATCAACTCCAGCCGGCAACAGATACTCAATTTCTTCGTCTCGACCTATGAGTCGATGATTCAGAAAAATGCCGAGCTGGCAAAGGCCCGCGACGAGTTGCAGTCGCTCAGCGAAAATCTCGAACGCAAAGTCGGGGAGCGAACACAGTGGCTGCAGGAAGAAATCAAGGAACGTCAACGCGTCGAAGAACAGATTCGCGAGCAAGCCGCCCTTCTTGACAAAGCGCAGGACGCGATTGCTGTTCACGATCTCGAGGGAAATATCGTGTACTGGAACGAAAGCGCCACTCGAGTATATGGTTGGGGCGCTGACGAAATCATCGGAAAGAACGCGGAAGAGATTCTCTACAAGGAAGTGTCGACTGCAGCCGCCAATAGTCCCCTCAGACGGGCCCTCGAAAACGGCGAGTGGAGCGGCGAGCTCAAGCAAACGACCAAAGACGAAAAAGATATCACAGTACAGAGCCGATGGACGCTCGTTCGCGACAACAACGGTGAGCCCAAGTCCTTACTGGTAATTAACTCTGATATCACCGAAAAGAAGCGACTCGAGGCACAAGTCCTGCGCACGCAGCGTATGGAAAGCATCGGCACGCTTGCCGGCGGTATTGCACACGACTTGAACAATGTGCTCTCGCCGATTCTGCTGTCCGTCAACCTCCTTGAACGAAAACTTCCGGACGAGCAAAGCAAGCAAATTCTCAAACTCGTTGAATCGAGCGCGAGGCGCGGCGGCGCCCTGGTAAAACAGGTGCTGACGTTTGCCCGGGGGTTTGAGGGAGAGCGGACGTTGATGTCTCTCTCTCATATCATTAAAGAGTTACAGACTTTTGCCACTCAATCGTTCCCGAAAACGGTTGAGCTTAAAACCAATTGGACAAAGAACCTGTGGAACATCCATGGTGACCCGACGCAAATTCATCAGGTGTTGCTTAACCTGTGCGTGAATGCCCGCGATGCCATGCCTCACGGCGGCAGCGTCAGAATCTCCGCGGAGAACACAACGCTTGACCGGAACTATGCCGCCATGAATCCGGAGGCGAAACCGGGTCTCTATGTCGCCCTGAAAGTGAAGGATACGGGCACGGGAATCCCGCCGGAGGTGCTGGAGAGAATTTTCGAGCCCTTCTTCACAACGAAAGAGGTCGGAAAAGGAACAGGAATAGGCTTGTCAACACTCCACGCAATCGTCAAAGGGCACGGCGGGTTCGTGACGGTTCAGACAGAGGTAGGTAAAGGAACTGAGTTCTCTGTTTACCTTCCCGCGGTTGAATCAACAGCGGGTGAATTTGCCGACTCGCAAGAACAAGCAATTCCGGATGGCGCGGGTGAGCTTGTGCTGGTTGCCGAAGACGAGCCTGTAATCCGCGAGATTACGAAGGATTCACTTGAGCGGCATGGCTACAAAACAGTCATTGCCACAGACGGCATTGAGGCACTCTCGCTCTATCTCCAGCATAAGGACGAAATCAAATTGGTGGTATTGGATATGATCATGCCGTACATGGACGGACCGGCAACCATTCGTGCGCTTGAAAAGATGAACCCCAATGTGAAGGTCCTTGCGGTAAGCGGTTCGACGGAGAAATTCAAGCTTGCGGAAGCAGCCGCTCGTAAGCCTCTCCGCTTCCTTCCGAAGCCATACACAACAGACAAACTGCTGAGCGTGATGGATGAGGTGCTGCACGAAGCCGCATAG